A DNA window from Anaerocolumna sp. AGMB13020 contains the following coding sequences:
- the aroA gene encoding 3-phosphoshikimate 1-carboxyvinyltransferase translates to MIITRSKSLKGSIKVPGDKSISHRSVMFGALAKGTTEVTNFLEGADCLSTISCFRRMGIHIEHTKGNTSVLVRGKGLRGLKAPEGMLDVGNSGTTMRLMSGILSGQLFETTITGDASIQKRPMGRIIEPLSQMGANISSIGGNGLAPLSITPVSSGLEGIHYLSKVASAQVKSSILLAGLYAKGPTSVTEPYVSRNHTEIMLKSMGADIISKDTTVTLQPGAELRGNRIEVPGDISSAAYFIAAGLLVPGSEILIKNVGINPTRDGIIRVIKAMGADFEILDIRNTDSEATADIFVRHSNLKATEIGGDIIPTLIDEIPVIAVMACFAEGTTIIRDAAELKVKESNRIDVMVKNLSLLGAKVQATEDGMVITGGSSLKGTIIDSMEDHRIAMSFAIAGLLADGETSILNAECVNISYPGFYDDLKKLAQ, encoded by the coding sequence ATGATTATAACACGTTCAAAAAGTTTAAAAGGCAGTATAAAGGTTCCCGGCGATAAATCCATCTCACACCGCAGCGTAATGTTCGGTGCTCTTGCAAAGGGCACAACAGAGGTGACAAACTTTTTAGAAGGTGCGGATTGTCTGTCCACTATAAGCTGTTTTCGCAGAATGGGTATACATATTGAACATACCAAAGGAAATACCTCTGTTCTTGTACGAGGCAAGGGTTTGAGAGGGTTAAAGGCACCCGAAGGTATGCTGGATGTTGGCAACAGCGGAACAACCATGCGCCTTATGTCTGGAATCTTATCCGGCCAGCTTTTTGAAACAACCATCACCGGAGATGCCTCTATACAGAAACGCCCTATGGGCAGAATAATAGAACCCTTGTCACAGATGGGTGCAAATATCAGCAGTATAGGCGGTAACGGTCTTGCTCCTCTGTCAATAACACCGGTCAGCAGCGGACTGGAAGGTATACACTACCTTTCAAAGGTTGCATCTGCACAGGTGAAATCTTCTATTCTCCTGGCAGGACTTTATGCAAAAGGCCCAACTTCTGTAACCGAACCCTATGTATCGAGAAATCATACTGAAATCATGCTAAAAAGTATGGGCGCAGATATAATTTCGAAAGATACCACTGTTACCTTGCAGCCAGGTGCAGAGCTTAGAGGAAATCGCATCGAGGTACCCGGAGACATCTCTTCTGCGGCTTATTTTATTGCTGCAGGCCTTTTAGTACCCGGCTCTGAAATTCTTATTAAGAATGTAGGCATTAATCCTACCAGAGATGGGATTATACGTGTAATAAAAGCCATGGGAGCAGATTTTGAGATTCTTGACATTCGCAATACAGATTCAGAAGCTACCGCCGATATCTTTGTACGCCATAGTAATTTAAAAGCAACGGAAATTGGTGGAGACATTATTCCAACCCTGATTGACGAGATTCCAGTTATAGCTGTTATGGCTTGTTTTGCAGAAGGCACCACGATAATCCGGGATGCTGCGGAGTTAAAGGTAAAAGAATCCAACCGTATTGATGTTATGGTAAAAAATCTGTCTCTCTTAGGTGCTAAGGTACAGGCAACAGAGGACGGTATGGTGATAACCGGTGGTTCCAGTTTAAAAGGAACTATCATAGACAGCATGGAGGATCATAGAATAGCCATGTCCTTTGCCATTGCAGGTTTATTGGCAGATGGGGAAACCAGTATATTGAATGCTGAATGTGTGAATATCTCATATCCCGGCTTTTACGATGATCTAAAGAAATTAGCCCAATAA
- the queA gene encoding tRNA preQ1(34) S-adenosylmethionine ribosyltransferase-isomerase QueA, which produces MKTQDFNYDLPEELIAQDPLRDRSGSRLMVLNKNTGEIEHKIFKQITDYLRKGDCLVINNTKVIPARLLGEKIHEGEGGDTKIPGARIELLLLKRRENDIWETLVKPGKKARTGTRISFGSGILKGEIIDQLEDGNRLVQFQYDGIFEEILDKLGEMPLPPYITHQLEDKNRYQTVYAKEEGSAAAPTAGLHFTKELLQQIEQMGIAVANVTLHVGLGTFRPVKVDNVLEHHMHSEFYQVTEEAAAIINETKKKGGRIICVGTTSCRTVESASDESGVIHSGSGDTTIFIYPGYRFKVLDGLITNFHLPESTLMMLVSALAGRDNIMSAYKEAVKERYRFFSFGDAMFIS; this is translated from the coding sequence ATGAAGACACAGGATTTCAATTATGATCTACCGGAAGAACTTATTGCACAGGATCCCTTAAGAGATCGTTCGGGTTCAAGGCTGATGGTGCTTAATAAGAATACCGGTGAGATCGAACATAAAATCTTTAAACAGATAACAGATTACCTGAGAAAAGGAGACTGCCTGGTGATTAATAATACCAAGGTTATTCCTGCAAGACTCCTGGGTGAGAAAATCCATGAAGGAGAAGGTGGGGATACGAAGATACCTGGTGCCAGAATTGAACTTCTCCTGTTAAAACGCAGAGAAAATGATATATGGGAAACACTTGTAAAACCTGGGAAAAAAGCAAGAACAGGTACAAGAATAAGCTTTGGCAGCGGTATCTTAAAGGGAGAGATTATTGATCAGCTGGAGGACGGCAATCGTCTGGTTCAGTTTCAATATGATGGTATCTTTGAAGAGATACTGGATAAACTTGGTGAAATGCCCCTACCACCCTATATTACCCATCAATTAGAGGATAAGAACCGTTATCAGACAGTTTATGCCAAAGAAGAAGGCTCTGCTGCCGCACCAACTGCAGGCCTGCACTTCACAAAAGAACTTTTACAGCAGATTGAGCAAATGGGTATAGCAGTAGCCAATGTAACTCTTCATGTGGGACTTGGTACTTTCCGGCCGGTTAAAGTTGACAATGTTCTGGAACATCATATGCATTCGGAGTTCTATCAGGTTACAGAGGAAGCGGCAGCAATTATCAATGAGACGAAAAAGAAAGGCGGCAGAATTATTTGTGTGGGTACCACCAGCTGCCGTACCGTAGAATCTGCCTCGGATGAGAGCGGTGTCATCCATTCCGGCAGCGGAGATACTACCATCTTTATTTATCCCGGTTACCGTTTTAAAGTTCTGGACGGTTTGATTACAAACTTTCATCTTCCGGAGTCAACCTTGATGATGTTAGTTTCTGCGTTAGCCGGAAGAGATAATATAATGTCAGCTTATAAAGAAGCAGTAAAAGAACGATATCGGTTTTTTAGCTTTGGGGATGCCATGTTTATATCTTAG
- a CDS encoding tRNA 2-thiocytidine biosynthesis TtcA family protein codes for MDKYIDIERSIIKRFRKEIWRKFITAVNDYQLISEGDKIAVCISGGKDSMLLAKCMQELKKHGRVQFDLVFMVMDPGYNPYNRQIILDNAEYLNIPITVFNSNIFEVVASVPDSPCYLCAKMRRGYLYKHAKELGCNKIALGHHFDDVIETVLMSMLYSGQMKGMMPKLHSTNYEGMELIRPLYMVKEADILAWKKYNDLTFIQCACRLTENCMLGDNGMGSKRQEMKELVKKFRQTSSVIDMNIFRSIHNVNLDTMIGYQKHQVPHSFLDDYDRTEITEEE; via the coding sequence ATGGACAAATATATAGATATTGAGAGAAGTATCATAAAAAGATTCCGCAAGGAAATCTGGAGAAAATTTATTACGGCGGTGAATGATTATCAGTTAATCAGTGAAGGGGACAAGATTGCAGTATGCATATCCGGTGGTAAGGACTCCATGCTTCTGGCAAAATGCATGCAGGAGCTAAAGAAACATGGCAGAGTCCAATTTGACCTCGTATTTATGGTAATGGATCCGGGTTATAATCCTTATAATAGACAGATAATACTGGATAATGCAGAATATCTGAATATTCCGATTACGGTATTTAACAGTAATATTTTCGAAGTTGTTGCTTCGGTGCCGGATTCACCCTGTTATCTGTGTGCGAAAATGAGAAGGGGATATCTCTACAAGCATGCGAAGGAATTGGGCTGTAATAAGATAGCCTTAGGGCATCATTTTGATGATGTGATTGAAACCGTACTAATGAGCATGCTCTACAGCGGACAAATGAAAGGTATGATGCCGAAACTTCACAGCACGAATTATGAAGGTATGGAGTTGATTCGTCCTCTATATATGGTGAAAGAAGCTGATATTCTTGCCTGGAAGAAATACAATGATCTTACCTTCATACAATGTGCCTGCAGACTGACTGAAAATTGTATGCTCGGAGACAACGGTATGGGCTCCAAACGCCAGGAAATGAAAGAACTGGTAAAGAAGTTCAGACAGACAAGCAGTGTTATCGATATGAATATATTTAGAAGTATCCACAATGTCAACCTGGATACTATGATCGGTTATCAGAAACATCAGGTTCCTCACAGCTTTTTAGACGACTATGACAGAACAGAGATTACGGAAGAAGAATAA
- a CDS encoding cysteine desulfurase family protein, producing MIYLDYAAHTPLEADVLKAFGDAALKYPGNPNSPHALGLEAKKRMEEATAHIASMLSAKPEEIIYTSGASESNNQAIKGVAKSYQRYGKHIITSFLEHASVTGPAAALQNEGFEIDFVNVTKTGEIDLEHLKELLREDTILVSLALVDSEIGVIQPIDKIYELIRQKPHCFLHVDATQAVGKIPVAFEHMDLFTCSGHKIYGLTGIGLLLKKENVMLEPLIHGGLSTTSFRSGTPALALAVSLEKAIELTTENLERYRDIVSGLNRKLRKAFEVNKNIVINTPENSSPYILNISIKNKNTNMLQSALNEKEIYVATKSACCAVNTVSKPVYAMTKDKKLSLATLRVSLSHMTTEEEIDTFLEVFEAAL from the coding sequence ATGATATATTTAGATTATGCAGCCCATACTCCCCTTGAAGCAGACGTTTTAAAAGCCTTTGGAGATGCCGCACTTAAATATCCAGGGAATCCCAATTCGCCTCATGCACTTGGTCTTGAGGCAAAGAAGAGAATGGAGGAGGCTACAGCTCATATTGCAAGCATGCTGTCCGCTAAACCAGAAGAAATAATATATACCTCTGGGGCCAGTGAATCCAATAACCAGGCAATTAAAGGTGTTGCAAAAAGTTATCAGCGATACGGCAAACATATCATAACTTCCTTTTTAGAACATGCCTCCGTAACAGGACCGGCAGCAGCACTGCAAAATGAAGGTTTTGAAATAGATTTTGTTAATGTCACCAAAACTGGTGAGATTGATCTGGAACATTTAAAAGAGCTTTTAAGAGAGGATACCATTTTAGTATCATTGGCTCTTGTAGACAGTGAGATAGGTGTTATCCAGCCAATAGATAAGATATATGAGTTAATCAGGCAAAAACCACATTGTTTCCTACATGTTGATGCAACCCAGGCAGTTGGTAAGATACCGGTGGCTTTTGAGCATATGGATTTGTTTACCTGTTCCGGTCACAAAATTTATGGACTGACAGGCATTGGGTTATTACTCAAAAAAGAGAATGTTATGCTGGAGCCACTGATACATGGAGGTTTAAGTACTACAAGTTTTCGAAGCGGTACTCCGGCGTTGGCACTGGCAGTTTCATTAGAAAAAGCAATTGAATTAACAACAGAAAACCTTGAACGATACAGAGACATTGTTTCAGGTTTGAATAGAAAGCTCCGCAAGGCCTTTGAAGTTAATAAGAACATTGTTATAAACACACCTGAAAATAGTTCTCCCTATATATTAAATATCAGCATTAAAAACAAAAATACCAATATGCTTCAGTCTGCACTTAATGAGAAGGAGATCTATGTTGCGACCAAATCAGCCTGCTGTGCTGTTAATACCGTATCCAAACCCGTTTATGCCATGACAAAGGACAAGAAGCTTTCTCTTGCCACTCTGCGTGTCAGTTTAAGTCATATGACAACGGAAGAGGAGATTGATACGTTTCTTGAGGTGTTTGAAGCTGCTTTGTAA
- a CDS encoding GNAT family N-acetyltransferase has protein sequence MFKNLITDRLLLRNIETEDRDFIFHQFSNDTVNRYLFDAEPLTKLEQADEIIDFYIYPESRLQHRWVIIRKKDNAKMGTCGFHCWNKNAGIIDIGYDLREEFWGKGYMQEALKEIIVYADEVMRVKEIRAMISVDNVKSIRLAESLNFKVKGSEYVLFRNKKYLHNIYRLYLKENNEKSLLKASQ, from the coding sequence ATGTTTAAGAACCTGATAACGGATAGACTGCTTTTAAGAAATATAGAAACAGAAGACAGGGACTTTATATTCCATCAATTTTCAAATGATACAGTCAACAGATATTTGTTTGATGCAGAACCTTTGACAAAACTTGAGCAAGCTGATGAAATCATAGATTTCTATATCTACCCTGAATCACGATTACAGCATCGCTGGGTTATAATACGAAAAAAGGATAATGCAAAAATGGGAACCTGCGGATTTCATTGCTGGAATAAGAATGCAGGAATAATTGATATTGGTTATGATCTGAGAGAAGAGTTCTGGGGAAAGGGATATATGCAAGAAGCTTTAAAGGAAATAATCGTATATGCTGATGAGGTCATGAGAGTGAAAGAAATAAGAGCTATGATTTCTGTTGATAACGTGAAATCGATACGTCTTGCAGAAAGTTTGAACTTCAAGGTAAAAGGTTCTGAATATGTATTATTTCGAAACAAAAAGTATCTCCATAATATTTACAGGCTTTATCTAAAAGAGAATAATGAAAAAAGCCTTTTGAAAGCTTCTCAATAG
- a CDS encoding ABC transporter ATP-binding protein, with protein MFLQCSNLKKKYMSKVAVDNLSLDIERGKIYALLGPNGSGKTTFMKMAAGLVKPTSGSITFMGNPIGVESKKKVAYMSTEPFFYNYMTIDDVGKYYQDFFEDFDRKRYEELLVRMDLNKKDHAKSLSSGLAAKLKLAATLARKADLYMLDEPLNGIDIISREKIMTTILEAVSEENTILISTHLVDELEAVVDNAVFIKNGTVVLEGDAEALRETHKKSIVELYKEIYA; from the coding sequence ATGTTTTTGCAATGCAGTAATTTGAAAAAGAAATACATGTCAAAGGTAGCAGTTGATAATTTAAGTCTTGATATAGAGAGAGGAAAGATATATGCACTTCTGGGACCCAATGGCAGCGGGAAAACAACCTTTATGAAAATGGCAGCCGGTCTTGTAAAACCCACCAGCGGAAGTATTACTTTTATGGGAAATCCAATCGGTGTAGAATCAAAAAAGAAGGTAGCATATATGTCAACGGAGCCTTTTTTCTATAATTATATGACCATCGATGATGTGGGTAAATACTATCAGGATTTTTTTGAAGACTTTGACAGAAAGAGGTATGAGGAATTGCTGGTTAGAATGGATTTAAATAAGAAAGACCATGCAAAATCACTGTCCTCTGGTCTGGCAGCTAAGCTAAAGCTTGCCGCAACCCTTGCCCGCAAAGCAGACCTTTATATGCTCGATGAACCGCTTAACGGTATTGATATTATATCAAGGGAAAAGATTATGACGACAATACTGGAAGCAGTGAGTGAGGAAAATACCATTCTAATCTCGACACATCTGGTAGATGAGTTGGAAGCTGTTGTAGATAATGCAGTCTTTATTAAGAATGGTACGGTAGTTCTGGAAGGTGATGCAGAGGCGTTAAGGGAAACACATAAGAAGTCTATCGTAGAATTATACAAAGAGATTTATGCTTGA
- a CDS encoding GntR family transcriptional regulator: MEFDNNIPIYIQVIQDIKKDIITGVLKPGDKLPSGRDMALKYKINPNTASRIYRELELQDICFTKRGLGTFVTEENEKIISIRKDMANELLEQFISGMRVLGIQKQEIMTLLDERYTN; this comes from the coding sequence ATGGAATTTGATAATAATATCCCGATATATATTCAGGTTATTCAGGATATTAAGAAAGATATTATTACAGGGGTATTAAAACCCGGTGATAAATTGCCATCAGGCAGAGATATGGCTTTAAAGTATAAAATTAACCCTAATACAGCCAGTCGTATTTACCGTGAACTGGAGTTACAGGATATCTGCTTTACAAAAAGAGGGCTTGGTACTTTTGTAACAGAAGAGAATGAGAAAATTATAAGCATCAGAAAAGATATGGCTAATGAATTATTGGAACAGTTTATTAGTGGAATGAGGGTTTTGGGAATACAGAAGCAGGAAATAATGACTCTTTTGGATGAAAGATATACAAATTAG
- a CDS encoding transcriptional repressor → MNAAIESETILAKIHKREIIINELRKKKFRITEQRRLLIDVILEDECSSCKEIYYKAVKKDTTVGIATVYRMVKTLEDLGVINRKNLYQIDYKNLNLKEEQTLYIDESNNKTLKVQKGLWFTELQKMLAAQGVEDVENITVLIKSQNDDSDYCEEDVFNSCSCPNTGCQYHCNKRNIS, encoded by the coding sequence ATGAATGCAGCAATAGAATCAGAAACTATTTTAGCCAAGATTCATAAAAGAGAAATAATTATAAACGAATTAAGAAAAAAGAAATTTCGTATTACCGAACAGAGAAGACTATTAATTGATGTGATTTTGGAGGATGAATGCTCCAGCTGTAAAGAAATTTATTATAAAGCAGTAAAAAAGGATACTACAGTAGGTATTGCAACGGTTTACCGTATGGTGAAAACTCTCGAAGATCTGGGTGTTATAAACAGAAAGAACTTATATCAAATTGACTATAAAAATCTGAACTTAAAAGAAGAACAGACACTTTATATAGATGAAAGCAACAATAAAACCTTAAAAGTACAAAAAGGATTATGGTTTACAGAATTGCAGAAAATGTTAGCAGCTCAAGGTGTTGAGGATGTTGAAAATATAACTGTATTGATCAAAAGCCAGAATGATGACAGTGATTACTGTGAAGAAGATGTATTCAATAGCTGTAGTTGTCCTAATACAGGTTGCCAGTATCATTGTAATAAGCGTAATATTTCATGA
- a CDS encoding FeoB-associated Cys-rich membrane protein — protein MGTIIANIVVGAIVFGGIGFAGFKTLKSKKEGAGCGCGCSGCSKATDSCNK, from the coding sequence ATGGGAACTATAATTGCAAACATCGTAGTTGGAGCTATTGTTTTTGGTGGCATCGGATTTGCCGGATTTAAAACACTGAAGTCCAAAAAAGAAGGTGCTGGCTGTGGATGCGGTTGTTCCGGCTGTAGTAAAGCAACTGATTCTTGCAATAAATAA
- the feoB gene encoding ferrous iron transport protein B, which yields MTVKIALAGNPNCGKTTMFNDLTGSSQYVGNWPGVTVEKKEGTLRGQKDVIIQDLPGIYSLSPYTLEEVVSRNYLVNDKPDAIINIIDASNIERNLYLSTQLLEIGIPVVMALNMIDVVRKNGDTLDLKKLEEMLGCTVVETSALKGIGSKEVAQKAVELAKAKAAATPKHSFSKEVEDALAKIEEMIKGKVDSTNERWLAIKLFEQDEKVLESLALDDSTLKAVMEVVQECENKLKDDGESIITNERYAYIGKVVKQAVHKKNTSKKSATDKIDAIVTNRWLALPIFAVVMFLVYFISINTIGGMATDWVNDTLFGDWVPTTINNLLETLGTADWLNSLILDGIVAGVGAVLGFLPQMMVLFLCLAFLEDCGYMSRIAFIMDRIFRKFGLSGKSFIPMLIGTGCGVPGIMATRTIENEHDRRMTIITTTFIPCSAKLPIIALIAGALFPEASWVAPSAYFVGMAAIVFSGIVLKKTRIFSGDPAPFIMELPAYHLPGIKGILIHVWDRTKHFVKKATTIILLATVLVWFLSTFNWKFQMVDIEDSILAGIGRVIAPIFIPLGWGEWKAAVASVTGLIAKENVVGTFGILYGFADVAEDGGEFWKNMQGEFTQLSAYSFLIFNLLCAPCFAAIGANRSEMGSSRWTLFAVGYQTVLAYIVATIVFQIGNFVSGNGFSIGTAVGLLLAVIMIYLLVRKPSAGKDKKVRNQ from the coding sequence ATGACAGTCAAAATTGCTTTAGCAGGTAATCCCAACTGTGGTAAAACTACCATGTTTAATGATTTGACAGGCAGTTCACAGTATGTCGGTAACTGGCCGGGCGTAACGGTAGAAAAAAAAGAAGGTACTCTAAGAGGACAGAAAGATGTTATAATCCAGGACTTACCTGGTATCTATTCCTTATCTCCATACACTCTTGAAGAAGTTGTTTCCAGAAACTATCTTGTTAATGATAAGCCGGATGCTATAATTAATATTATTGATGCATCAAACATAGAACGTAATCTCTATTTGAGCACACAGCTGCTGGAGATTGGTATTCCGGTTGTAATGGCTCTTAATATGATCGATGTTGTCCGTAAGAACGGAGATACCCTTGACCTAAAGAAACTGGAAGAAATGTTAGGCTGTACTGTTGTTGAGACCTCTGCCCTCAAAGGAATCGGGTCCAAAGAAGTTGCTCAGAAAGCAGTAGAGCTTGCAAAAGCAAAGGCGGCAGCTACACCAAAGCACAGTTTTTCAAAAGAGGTAGAGGATGCACTTGCTAAGATAGAAGAAATGATCAAAGGAAAAGTGGATAGTACCAATGAACGCTGGCTTGCTATTAAGCTTTTTGAACAGGATGAGAAAGTATTAGAATCCTTAGCTCTCGACGACAGTACCTTAAAAGCAGTTATGGAAGTTGTACAGGAATGCGAGAACAAACTGAAAGATGACGGTGAAAGTATCATAACCAATGAGCGTTATGCTTACATAGGTAAAGTTGTTAAACAGGCAGTTCATAAAAAGAATACCTCAAAAAAGAGTGCAACTGATAAAATAGATGCAATTGTGACCAATAGATGGCTTGCACTTCCTATTTTTGCGGTTGTAATGTTTTTGGTTTATTTTATTTCTATTAATACAATCGGCGGTATGGCAACAGATTGGGTAAATGATACCTTGTTCGGTGATTGGGTACCTACTACTATCAATAATCTTCTTGAGACTCTTGGTACGGCTGATTGGCTGAATTCCCTGATTTTAGATGGTATTGTTGCCGGTGTTGGAGCTGTTCTCGGATTCCTTCCTCAGATGATGGTTTTATTCCTGTGCCTGGCATTCTTAGAAGACTGCGGATATATGTCAAGAATTGCTTTCATTATGGATCGAATATTCCGTAAATTCGGCTTATCCGGTAAATCTTTCATACCTATGCTTATTGGTACAGGTTGTGGTGTTCCTGGTATTATGGCTACACGTACCATAGAAAATGAACATGACCGCAGAATGACAATTATTACTACAACATTTATCCCCTGCAGTGCCAAGCTCCCGATTATAGCACTTATTGCAGGTGCGTTATTCCCCGAAGCTTCCTGGGTTGCTCCTTCTGCTTATTTCGTAGGAATGGCTGCTATTGTTTTCTCTGGTATTGTGTTAAAGAAAACCAGAATCTTTTCAGGAGATCCGGCACCTTTTATTATGGAACTTCCTGCATACCACCTTCCTGGTATCAAGGGTATATTAATCCATGTTTGGGACAGAACAAAACACTTTGTTAAAAAAGCTACAACAATCATTCTCCTGGCTACTGTTTTAGTTTGGTTCTTAAGCACTTTTAACTGGAAATTCCAGATGGTTGATATTGAAGATTCCATTCTTGCAGGCATCGGTCGTGTAATTGCTCCTATATTCATTCCTCTTGGATGGGGTGAATGGAAAGCAGCAGTTGCTTCCGTAACAGGTCTTATTGCAAAAGAAAATGTTGTTGGTACTTTTGGTATTTTATATGGTTTTGCAGATGTTGCTGAAGATGGTGGAGAGTTCTGGAAGAATATGCAGGGTGAGTTCACTCAGTTATCTGCTTACAGCTTTTTAATCTTCAATCTCTTATGTGCTCCTTGTTTTGCGGCAATTGGAGCTAACCGAAGTGAAATGGGTTCAAGCAGATGGACACTATTTGCGGTAGGCTATCAGACAGTTCTTGCATATATTGTAGCAACGATAGTATTCCAGATCGGAAATTTCGTTTCCGGAAATGGATTTAGTATTGGAACTGCTGTTGGATTACTTTTAGCTGTTATCATGATTTATCTACTGGTTCGCAAACCCTCTGCAGGAAAAGACAAAAAGGTTCGTAACCAGTAA
- a CDS encoding FeoA family protein, whose amino-acid sequence MTLRDLKPGETGTVVSIGEKGPLKRRIMDMGITRGVDVKVVKIAPLGDPIEINIRGYELSLRKDEAAQIEVSK is encoded by the coding sequence ATGACTTTGAGGGATTTAAAGCCCGGCGAGACGGGAACAGTAGTAAGTATTGGTGAGAAAGGACCGCTGAAGCGCCGAATCATGGATATGGGTATTACCCGCGGTGTTGATGTTAAGGTAGTTAAGATAGCACCTTTAGGGGACCCTATAGAGATTAATATCAGAGGTTATGAATTGAGTCTTAGAAAAGATGAGGCTGCACAGATTGAAGTCAGCAAGTAA
- a CDS encoding FeoA family protein has protein sequence MSLAFAGIGETKVIVDFTGKDDIKRHLQDLGFVKGESVKLLSENDSGFIIMVKGVRVAINKNLATKIMVA, from the coding sequence ATGTCACTGGCATTTGCTGGAATTGGAGAGACAAAAGTTATAGTAGACTTTACAGGTAAGGACGATATTAAGCGCCATTTGCAGGATTTAGGCTTTGTTAAAGGTGAAAGTGTTAAATTGTTATCAGAAAATGACAGCGGTTTTATCATTATGGTAAAAGGTGTCAGGGTAGCAATTAATAAAAATCTGGCAACTAAAATCATGGTAGCTTAG
- a CDS encoding ATP-binding protein, with product MYQYTAKLIIYRHTKENTILYTLADIIKRLDAEFPDAVSSEAKEKFISEIYEQMNQLLVLATDYGFDRNLWQNYLAYLLAVSENPFSISCEKKGTLEGSVNVFAASDLMIFKKLSEYDFSRVEERLEINCFSTITNYQAIEKNERRYNKSVSDKIKLLSEAIAEASGEQELLQVVTNFYKDYGVGKFGLNKAFRIQEKQNEPDIIPIFNTDESHLKDLIGYELQKKKLIENTEAFVQGRKANNCLLYGDSGTGKSSSIKAILNEYYNQGLRIIEIYKHQFHYLSSVIAEIKNRNYKFIIYMDDLSFEEFEIEYKYLKAVIEGGLEVKPDNVLIYATSNRRHLIRETWSDRSDMSKDELHRSDTMQEKLSLVARFGITINYSKPDQREFFKIVKGLAEKHPQLQLSEEELTLEANRWEMSHGGRSGRTAQQFINYLLGCV from the coding sequence ATGTATCAATATACAGCTAAACTCATTATATACAGACATACAAAAGAGAATACGATTCTCTATACATTGGCTGATATTATAAAAAGACTGGATGCGGAATTTCCAGATGCAGTTTCGTCTGAAGCAAAAGAGAAATTTATTAGTGAGATTTACGAGCAGATGAACCAGCTGTTGGTACTGGCAACCGACTATGGTTTTGATAGGAACCTGTGGCAGAATTACCTGGCTTATTTACTGGCAGTTAGTGAGAATCCATTTAGTATCAGCTGTGAGAAGAAAGGTACCCTGGAAGGTTCGGTTAATGTATTTGCTGCTTCGGATCTGATGATATTTAAAAAGTTATCCGAATATGATTTTTCCCGAGTGGAAGAACGACTTGAGATTAACTGCTTCTCGACCATTACCAACTACCAGGCAATAGAAAAAAACGAGAGGCGTTACAATAAAAGTGTAAGTGACAAAATAAAATTGCTTTCAGAAGCGATTGCAGAGGCTTCCGGCGAACAGGAGCTCCTGCAGGTGGTTACTAATTTTTATAAAGATTATGGGGTAGGAAAATTCGGACTGAATAAGGCTTTTCGCATACAGGAAAAGCAAAATGAACCGGACATCATTCCTATCTTTAATACCGATGAATCACATCTAAAAGACCTGATTGGCTATGAGCTGCAAAAGAAAAAGCTCATTGAGAATACCGAAGCTTTTGTTCAAGGAAGAAAGGCAAATAACTGTCTGCTTTATGGAGACAGTGGTACTGGAAAATCCTCCAGTATTAAGGCTATCCTGAATGAATACTACAATCAGGGACTTCGAATAATAGAAATATATAAACATCAGTTTCACTATCTGTCCTCCGTTATAGCAGAAATTAAGAACAGAAATTATAAGTTCATTATTTACATGGATGATTTATCTTTTGAGGAATTTGAAATTGAATATAAATATCTGAAAGCAGTCATTGAAGGCGGATTAGAAGTAAAACCGGATAATGTACTGATTTATGCAACCTCTAATAGAAGACATTTAATACGTGAGACCTGGAGTGACAGGTCTGATATGTCAAAGGATGAACTACACAGAAGTGATACCATGCAGGAGAAGCTGTCTTTGGTTGCACGCTTTGGAATTACAATTAATTATTCCAAACCTGATCAGAGAGAATTTTTTAAGATCGTAAAGGGTCTGGCTGAGAAACATCCCCAGTTGCAATTAAGTGAAGAGGAGCTCACCCTGGAAGCCAACAGATGGGAAATGAGTCATGGAGGACGTTCCGGAAGAACAGCGCAGCAATTTATTAATTATCTGTTAGGGTGCGTCTGA